The DNA region TTGTACTGTAATAGGTTTTTTCGAGTTAATTTTGACTACCGTATAAGGATAAGTAATACTTTGTGTAAGCATAGCTCCTGAATCTGGATTAATTTCTTTGACCTTAATAACAATATTTTTATCAGTTTCAGTAACACTTTCTACTGTTATTGCATAACCACCAGTAGGTTTTTGCCCCATATTAAGAATTACAAAGTTAGACTGTTGCAAATCATCCGTACTGATTTTTCCTTTCAACTTTTTATCATTTTGCAACATTTTAATCTCTTTCGACTCTGTTAGAATTTCGTAGAAATTAATATTTCCCCCACCATCATTTTGCTGTAGTAAAACTTCATAAAGGACTTTTTTCCCATTAGTATTTGTTGTTGATTTACAGGAAAACAGCATCAATACCAAAACCAATGACAGAATACTTTTTTTCATTTTATTATTAATTTATTCACTTTCCGGATTTGTTAGTTGTTTGTTGCTTTTCTTGGCATATTTCTTAATGGCTTTTTCGTAAATATCAATATACAATGGCAAAATGAGTTTGATATCAAACTTCTTAGCAACTGATAAGGCATTTTCTTTAAATTGGCACAAAACATCATCTTCTTTCAAAATTTTCAAAGCGTTTTCAGCCATTTCATCTATATCACCTACATTACTCAAATAACCCGAAACGCCATCAAAATTCACTTCTGGTAAACCACCAGAATTACTTGAAATTACAGGAACCCCCCACGCCATTGCTTCCAATGCTGCTAATCCAAAACTTTCGGTTTCTGATGGCAATAAAAACAAATCCGAATTACTTAAAATCTTATCGATTTCGTTACTGTTTCCAAAGAAAATTACCTTGTCTAATATTCCTAATTCCTGGCACAAATATTCGGCTTTTTCTTTTTCAGGACCATCACCTACCATTAATAGTTTAGCAGGTATTTGTTGCTGAATTTTGTGAAATATTCGAATAATATCCGGAATGCGTTTCACCTTTCTAAAATTACTGATATGTGTAATAATACGCTCTTCTTTTTTAGCTATCAAAGAACGCTGACATGGTCCTGTAAATTCTCTGCTTTTATCCAATTCGATAAAATTTGGAATCACATGAATATCTCTCTTGATTTTAAATAACTTATACGTATCGTCTTTCAAACTTTGAGATACCGAAGTTACCACATCTGATTTATTGATACTAAAACTCACTGCCGGCTTGTAATGTGGGTGATTTCCAACCAAAGTAATATCAGTACCATGCAAAGTAGTTATCATTGGAATTTCTATTCCCTCGTTCTTTAGCATTTGCTTTGCCATATAACCCGCATAAGCATGAGGAATTGCATAATGCACGTGCAAAACTTCAATTTTGTACAATTTAACCATATCAACTAATTTACTTGATAGAGCTAATTCATAAGGTTGATAATGAAACAAAGGATATTCTGGAACGTTTACTTCATGATAATACACATTTGGATTCAATAAAGCCAAACGCACTGGCTGACTGTAGGTTATAAAATGAACTTCATGTCCTAAACGAGCTAACTCTAAACCTAATTCTGTAGCGACTACACCACTTCCACCAAAGGTTGGATAACAAACAATTGCTATTTTCATCTGTAATTTTTAATACGCCTAAATTAATAAAAATAAGAGTGTCTTTTCTTAAAAGAAAACTAAAACTAGTTTCCTATTTATTTGTCATCAATAGAAGCATCAATTGCCTCATAGATAATCGATTGAATATCTTCTCTTATATTTTCTTTCGATAATTTATTCTCTGCCTCGTTAGGAAAAGTACGATTGGATAGAAAAACATACACAATTTCCTTTTCAGGATCAGCCCAAGCCATCGTTCCTGTAAAACCAGTATGACCAAAACTAGTCATCGATGCACACCCACAAGTAGGTCCAGAATCACCTAATTGTGGTTTGTCAAAACCAATTCCTCTTCTATTTCCATGCGAACAATAATAACAGTTGTTAAATTCATCAAATGTTTGTTCTGAAAAAAAACGTTTGCCACCATAACTTCCTTTCTGCAAATACAGTTGCATCATTTTAGCAACATCCATACTATTTGAAAATAATCCAGCATGTCCTCCTATTCCTCCTTGCATGGCTGCTCCTAGATCATGTACATAACCTTGCACAATCTGATGCCTAAAATAAGTATCTACCTCTGTTGGCACAATACGGTTTTTATTGATTTTCTCTATTGGATTATACATGGAATTATTTAAACCCATTGGCTGAAAGAAATTTTCAGCAGATAAAATATCCAATCGTTTTCCTGTAGCATGTTCCAAATATGCTTTTAAAATCATAAAAGTAAAATCACTGTATTTGTAAACCCTTTGGGGTAAAAGTTTACTTTCGGCAATTATCTTCATAATGTTATCCTGATAATCGGTACGCAAATACAAATTATCGGCAATTTTGATAGAAAAATTGGCATCACCTACTTTTCGATAATAAGCCTCTTTAGGATTTCCTTTTCTATCGATGGTATTCTTGTAAAATGGATACCAAGCTTGTAAACGGGCATAATGTGATAACAATTCTTTGAATGTAATATCTTTTTTATTAGTGTTCTTAAAAACAGGCAGCAACGAATCCAAAGTCGTTTCCATAGTTAACTTTTTTTGATCGTATTGCTGCATCACATTAGGCAAAGTCGCTATAATTTTAGTCAACGAAGCCAAATCGTAAATATCCGAATTAGATACTTTTAAATCATTTTGATACGAATGAAAACCAAAAGCCTTTTGATAAATAACTTTTCCTTTTCGAGCGACAAGAATTTGCATCCCCGGAGTCATTTTTTTATCCATTGCTTTTTGGGCTATCCCTTCAATTTTAGATAAAACCTCCGTTTTCATTCCGACATTTTCAGGAGTAGAAAAGCCTAAAACATCTAATTTTTCAGTTGTTAAACCAAAATTCTCATGAAAATCAGAAGATAAATGAATGAGTAATTTCCCTTGCGAACTAATTGCACCAAATAGTAATTCGGCAGAAACAATCTGGGCTACGTTAGAATTTTGATAGGAAACTACCACAGCTTCAAGCGAACTTAAATCTTTTAAGGAAGTTAAAATAGAAGGCGAAGCAAAAACATCTAAAACAACCACATGATTTTGTGCCAACGTTTTAATGATTTTCAGTTCTTCTGCTGAAAATGAAAGGCTATTCGAATTTGTATTAGAAGAATGATAACCTATAATAACTGTTGAAAATGGATTCAATTGTTCATTTAAACGCTCTAGATTTTCCTCCTTAATTTCAGTAACCGCTGTATACTGCTGTAAAGTGGTTAAAAATATATCATTGGGTGCATCGCCCAATTTTACATAAGCAATTTGCTGTTTTTCTAAATTTCGAATAGGCAAAACCAATTTCTCATTCATCAAAACAGTGATTGCTTTTTCAAACAAATGGTATTGTTCCGATTCATTTGAAACAGCGTTTAATTGATTGTATAACTGATTTAATTTTGCAAAATAAATCTCAGGTTGCGTTTCGTTTAGATTTGTTACAACGGGATTTTTACCCAATACAACAGCTTGCTTATTCTTTATTGTTGTACTACATGCTGCTACAAAAAAAATAAGACATAAAGAAGTATAATCCTGATGTCTCTATTTTTCATAAAAGAATATTTTAATTTGGTTTAAAAGAAACGGCTATGCCAGCTGTCTATCGCGGGCACTTCCCAAGAATCATTATATTCCTGAATAGTATTAATTAAATTATTGAATACAATTGTATTTTGAGTAACCGCTTTATCCTTTACCATTTTCTTGAAATCAATCAAAGGTTTATGAGCAATATGTTCACCTAGTTTGAAAGTAACATTCATTTTATCTAACAAATCAACACTATACTTTTGCTCTAATTTTTGAATAAACGCAACTGATGCATCAATGGAACATCCTGTTGCAGCCTGTACTTCTTGATTGACTGCTATGATAATAAAACGATTGTATTTAATTTGATAAGAAGCTTCTAAACTGGTTCCGTGTGCCGCCCATCCGTTCAAAAACAATTCTAAATCATTCGTTATTTCTGAAATTTCGGCATCCGAAAACTTTCTATTCGATTGATAAATCCAAATTCTGGAATCTTCTGGTAAATTTTCAAATGGTACGTACATTTTGATTTTGTTTTTAAATTGTTGATTTTAGATTTCAGATGTAATGACTTCAATAATAAAACTTATAAATTTAGTCTATAAATCCTGTGCATTAGCGATTAACTCAGCAATATCCATCACTTTCACTTCTCCTTCTTTTTCTTTTTCTTTATGCTTAATTCCATCTGTCATCATGGTATTACAAAATGGACATCCTGTTGCAATAATATCAGGAGTGGTTTCAAGTGCATCTTCTGTTCTTTCAATGTTGATTTCTTTATTTCCTTTTTCAGCATCTTTAAACATCTGTGCTCCACCTGCACCGCAGCATAATCCATTCGCTTTAGAACGTTTCATCTCTACCAATTCCACATCTAATTTTTCGATTAAATCTCGAGGTGCTTCATATATTTTATTCGCTCTTCCTAAATAACAAGGATCGTGAAAAGTAATTTTCTTTCCTTTAAACTGACCTCCTTCAATACTTAATCTTCCATCATTCAACAACGACTTTAAAAATTCCGTATGATGAACCACTTCGTATTTTCCTCCTAATTCAGGATACTCATTTTTTAAAGTATTAAAACAATGCGGGCAAGCAGTAACAATTTTTTTTGCTTCATAAGCATTAAGCACTTCAATATTCATCATTGCCTGCATTTGAAACAAAAATTCATTTCCGGCTCTTTTTGCCGGATCTCCGGTGCAACTTTCTTCCGTTCCTAAAACAGCAAAAGAGACATTGGCACTATTTAAAATACGCACAAAAGCCTTAGTAATTTTCTTGGCTCTATCGTCAAAACTTCCTGCACAACCTACCCAAAATAAAACTTCTGGTTGTTTTCCTTGGGCCAGCATTTCGGCCATTGTAGGTACTATCAAATTTTCTGACATTTTTTTTATGTTTATTGTTTGTTGTTAGTAGTTTTTTGTTTATTGTTTGCAGATGTTGACATTCCAACTACAAACTACAAACTACAAACCAATTATAATTCGTTTTTCCAATTCAATCGGTCTTGCTGATTGTATGGCCATGGCGCTCCATTGTTCTCGACATTAGTCATCATTGAATTTAAAGCAGCTGGAGCAGCGCTTTGTTCCATTACTAAATAACGACGCATATCCATAATAATTGATAACGGACTGATGCTTACTGGACATTCTTCAACACAAGCATTACATGAAGTACAAGCCCAAAGTTCCTCAGGTGTGATATAATCATTAAGCAAAGACTTATTATCAGGAACAAAAACACCTTTATTAGCATCAATATTTCGACCTACTTCTTCCATTCTGTCACGAGTATCCATCATAATTTTACGAGGAGATAATTTTTTACCCGTTGTATTTGCTGGACAAACTGAAGAACATCTACCGCATTCGGTACATGTATAAGCATTTAATAATTGAACCCAGTTTAAATCTTGTATATCACTTGCTCCAAATTTTGCTGGCAATTCTGCCCCTTCTGCAGGAGCTGCAAATGGATCAGCATTAGGATCCATCATTAATTTTACCTCTTTAGTTACAGCTTCTAAATTATCAAATTCACCTTGAGGTTTTAAATTAGCAAAGTAGGTATTTGGGAAAGCTAAAAGAATATGTAAATGCTTAGAATAATACAGATAGTTTAAAAATGCCATGACCATTAAAAAATGCCCCCACCACCCGATTCTTTCTAAAATATGCAAAGTACCTTCACTCAAACCTCCAAAAAAAGCAGGACCTAAAAATTGTGAAATAGCAAAATTAAACGAACCTATCCCTTCAAAATGTGAATTCCCTAATGAATACAACACTTCGTCAGTACCGTTCATGGTAAAAATGCACAACACTAAAATAATTTCCATAATTAAAATTAAGTTAGCATCTTTTTTTGGCCATCCTAATAACTCTTCCTTATTTAAGCGTGGTAATTTTAAAAGATTCCTTCTTATTAAAAAAAGGACTGTTGCTATTAAGGCCAGTAATGAAAGAATTTCTATAAAACTGATTAGAAACGTATAAAATCCTCCCAAACTTATTTTAAAGAAACGATGTGTTCCAAACAAACCATCAACAATAATTTCTAAAAGTTCAATTTGGGTAATAACAAAAGCAGCATATAACATAAAATGTAACAAAGCTGGAATGGGTCTGGTAAACATCTTTTTTTGACCTAAAGCCACCAATGTCATGTTTCTACATCTTGCTGCCGAATTATCAGTACGGTCTACATTTTGCCCTAGCTTGATATTTCTAATGATTTTTTTTACATTTTTAGCAAAATACCCGATACTTACAACTAAAACGATTGCAAATACTATATTGTCTAAATAACTCATCGAATATTATTTTTTAGCTTTCACAATAGAATCATTTGGTCCTGTGTAAGGCTTGTTTTTCTTACCAAAAAGAGAAACATTGATATAACGAGTAGGATATAAACGTACATCCTGAAGCAGTAATTCTAACTCTTTTGAGGTCTTCGACAAATTGGTGTAAAAAGCATCGTCTTTAAGCATTTTTCCCATACTTCCATTTCCTGCTTCTAAACCTGCCATGATTCCATTTACTTTAGCCAATGTGGTATTTAAACTTTTTATGGTTTTGCCTAAATCAGCTTTATTGATGGAATCGGAAATTTTAGAAAAATTACCCGAAAATTTATTAAAGTTAGCAACCATGCCTTTAATCTGTGTTTTATTATCAGCAATCAATGAATTAACACCCGCAGAAGCTTGATGAAATTGTTCCATTGTTTTACTCAATTCCGCTAGACTTTTCTTGATGTTTTCTTGTGTGTTTTTATCCAATATAGTGTTCACGCTAGTCAACATATTATCGGCATTCACTAAGAGCTTTTCAATTTTATCTTGAAGCGGAACTAATTTTTTACTTAAAGATTCTGTCATCCCTAAACGAACATTCCCAACTAACTTGTCGCCTTGTTCTATTGTTGTTTTATCTGAAAAATCAGGCTCAATAGCTATTTGCTTTCCTCCGATGAATCCTGGCTCATATATTGTTGCCAAACTCTTTTTAGAAATTGGAAAATCAGTTTTAATTTGCATCTCCACCAATAATTTACCCGTATTAGGATCAATTGTAATTTGTTCAATCTTACCAATTACCAATCCATTTATGGTGACAGGAGCAGAAAGCGATAAACCTTCAACACTTTCGTATTCAGCATACAAAGTTGTATAACTATTAAATAGGTCTCTACCCTTTAAAAAACTATAACCCCAAATAAATAATAATATTGCTGAGATTACTAAAATCGCAGTCTTAATTTCTCTTGTTAATTTCAAAATATATGTATTTAGTGCAAATTTAATATAAATAATTAGAACCCGACGTTATTTAATAGCATCTTGAATATCGATTTTAGTTCCATTTTTATAAGCAATCAAAAAAGCTGAAGTATATCCTTTAGACTTTGCTTCCTCTAAAAGTTTTTTGGAATCCTCATAATCAGCAGTTTCACCATAAGTATATTTATAACTCTTACCTAGTGGTTCCATGTTTACATTTTTTAAACCTTTAAAATTTTTAGGATGTAACTCTAATTTACGACTAGAAACAGCTAATTGAACTTTGAATACCACATCTGAATTTGCTTTATTAGATACCGATACTTTAGTCCCCAAAGAATCAGAATCCGATTTGACACTGTTCGTTTTTGATGTTTCGGTATTTCGTTCGTGCATTCTTTGAGCTGGTTTTACCTCAGGCTCAGATTCCCCTGTACCAAAATATTCTTTTTTATAGCTCAAAATCGCATTTGCTATAGCTCTAGCTATTTCGTTCTGCCCTTCTTCAGAATCAAGAATATTTCCTTCGGTGTAATTTGAGATAAAACCCATCTCTATTAAAACCCTTGGCATGTAGGCTTTATGCAAAACCATATATGGAGCCTGTTTTACACCACCTCCTCTGATTTTTTTTCCTATTGCAGCAAATTCTTCTTCTATCTTACTCGCTAACGAAATACTATTATCCAAATATTCTTCCTGCATCAATGTAAAACCAATCATAGTTTCTGGCGAATTAGGATCAAAACCTTCGTATTTTCGTTTATAATCCTTTTCAAGAGTAATTACAGAGTTCTCTCTTTTAGCTGCTTCTAAGTTAGACGCCACCTTAGTCATACCCATCACATAGGTTTCTGTTCCATCGGCAACAGTGTTCCTATTTGCATTACAGTGAATGGATACAAAAATATTTGCATTGGCTCTATTCGCTATATTAGCTCTTTCCACTAAATCTATAAACACATCGGTTTTACGAGTATAAATGACAGCAATTTTCGGATTTTGTTCTAATAGCTTACCTACTTTTAGTGCTACTGCCAAATTGATATTCTTTTCGACATGACCATTATAGGAAGCTCCAAAATCATGCGCTCCATGACCTGCATCAAGAGTCACTTTAAAATTCCCGGACTGACTATAATTAGTAAAAGCGAAAAAAAGAAGAATAAAAGACAGTACAACTTTTGTTTTATTAATTACAAACATAAATTTTAAAGTTAATTTTAATTAAAGACTACGACTATAAATTGATTAATTGACTATTTTTGGCGAAAAATAATCTGTAAGTTTGACACTTCAAAAAACAAGCCATAATTTTACAAAAATAGTATTTATCCCTTTGCACACAAACTTATTTCATATCGTTTTATTATCAATTTTCCTAACTTTTGGAACAGTTGACATATATTCTCAAGATATTTCAAAGAAAAACAAAAACATTGCTGCAAAACAAGCTGTAAAAGTTGATACAAAAACAAAAGATACCCAAGTAACTATAAAAGACACTATAAAAAAGCTAAAAGACAGCACCAAAACTGATAGTATAAAACCGAAAAAAGCATTTTTAGATGGAAAAGTAAAATACAAAGCCACTAATTATGCTAAAATAGACCAAAAACGTAAACTAATTACCCTTTACGACAATGCGGAGCTTTACTATCAAGATATTGAATTGAAAGCCGGAAAAATCATTCTGGATTATGAAAAAAATGAGGTTTATGCTGGTCGAATCAAGGATTCTACTGGAAAATTCACCCAATACCCCAATTTCAAACAAGGAGAAAATGTGGTTGAACCCGATTCAATTCGCTTTAACTTTAAAAGCCAAAAAGCATTAATTTGGAATTCCAAAACAGACCAAGGAGAGTTCAATGTAAAAGCAGCCATCACTAAAAAGGAGAATGATTCGGTTTATTTTTTAAAGGGAGCTCGATTTACGACTTCCACTAACAAAGACAATCCTGAATATTATTT from Flavobacterium nitratireducens includes:
- a CDS encoding protease complex subunit PrcB family protein, whose amino-acid sequence is MKKSILSLVLVLMLFSCKSTTNTNGKKVLYEVLLQQNDGGGNINFYEILTESKEIKMLQNDKKLKGKISTDDLQQSNFVILNMGQKPTGGYAITVESVTETDKNIVIKVKEINPDSGAMLTQSITYPYTVVKINSKKPITVQ
- the bshA gene encoding N-acetyl-alpha-D-glucosaminyl L-malate synthase BshA, translated to MKIAIVCYPTFGGSGVVATELGLELARLGHEVHFITYSQPVRLALLNPNVYYHEVNVPEYPLFHYQPYELALSSKLVDMVKLYKIEVLHVHYAIPHAYAGYMAKQMLKNEGIEIPMITTLHGTDITLVGNHPHYKPAVSFSINKSDVVTSVSQSLKDDTYKLFKIKRDIHVIPNFIELDKSREFTGPCQRSLIAKKEERIITHISNFRKVKRIPDIIRIFHKIQQQIPAKLLMVGDGPEKEKAEYLCQELGILDKVIFFGNSNEIDKILSNSDLFLLPSETESFGLAALEAMAWGVPVISSNSGGLPEVNFDGVSGYLSNVGDIDEMAENALKILKEDDVLCQFKENALSVAKKFDIKLILPLYIDIYEKAIKKYAKKSNKQLTNPESE
- a CDS encoding serine hydrolase domain-containing protein, whose product is MGKNPVVTNLNETQPEIYFAKLNQLYNQLNAVSNESEQYHLFEKAITVLMNEKLVLPIRNLEKQQIAYVKLGDAPNDIFLTTLQQYTAVTEIKEENLERLNEQLNPFSTVIIGYHSSNTNSNSLSFSAEELKIIKTLAQNHVVVLDVFASPSILTSLKDLSSLEAVVVSYQNSNVAQIVSAELLFGAISSQGKLLIHLSSDFHENFGLTTEKLDVLGFSTPENVGMKTEVLSKIEGIAQKAMDKKMTPGMQILVARKGKVIYQKAFGFHSYQNDLKVSNSDIYDLASLTKIIATLPNVMQQYDQKKLTMETTLDSLLPVFKNTNKKDITFKELLSHYARLQAWYPFYKNTIDRKGNPKEAYYRKVGDANFSIKIADNLYLRTDYQDNIMKIIAESKLLPQRVYKYSDFTFMILKAYLEHATGKRLDILSAENFFQPMGLNNSMYNPIEKINKNRIVPTEVDTYFRHQIVQGYVHDLGAAMQGGIGGHAGLFSNSMDVAKMMQLYLQKGSYGGKRFFSEQTFDEFNNCYYCSHGNRRGIGFDKPQLGDSGPTCGCASMTSFGHTGFTGTMAWADPEKEIVYVFLSNRTFPNEAENKLSKENIREDIQSIIYEAIDASIDDK
- a CDS encoding ABC transporter ATPase, with translation MYVPFENLPEDSRIWIYQSNRKFSDAEISEITNDLELFLNGWAAHGTSLEASYQIKYNRFIIIAVNQEVQAATGCSIDASVAFIQKLEQKYSVDLLDKMNVTFKLGEHIAHKPLIDFKKMVKDKAVTQNTIVFNNLINTIQEYNDSWEVPAIDSWHSRFF
- a CDS encoding (Fe-S)-binding protein — encoded protein: MSENLIVPTMAEMLAQGKQPEVLFWVGCAGSFDDRAKKITKAFVRILNSANVSFAVLGTEESCTGDPAKRAGNEFLFQMQAMMNIEVLNAYEAKKIVTACPHCFNTLKNEYPELGGKYEVVHHTEFLKSLLNDGRLSIEGGQFKGKKITFHDPCYLGRANKIYEAPRDLIEKLDVELVEMKRSKANGLCCGAGGAQMFKDAEKGNKEINIERTEDALETTPDIIATGCPFCNTMMTDGIKHKEKEKEGEVKVMDIAELIANAQDL
- a CDS encoding (Fe-S)-binding protein; amino-acid sequence: MSYLDNIVFAIVLVVSIGYFAKNVKKIIRNIKLGQNVDRTDNSAARCRNMTLVALGQKKMFTRPIPALLHFMLYAAFVITQIELLEIIVDGLFGTHRFFKISLGGFYTFLISFIEILSLLALIATVLFLIRRNLLKLPRLNKEELLGWPKKDANLILIMEIILVLCIFTMNGTDEVLYSLGNSHFEGIGSFNFAISQFLGPAFFGGLSEGTLHILERIGWWGHFLMVMAFLNYLYYSKHLHILLAFPNTYFANLKPQGEFDNLEAVTKEVKLMMDPNADPFAAPAEGAELPAKFGASDIQDLNWVQLLNAYTCTECGRCSSVCPANTTGKKLSPRKIMMDTRDRMEEVGRNIDANKGVFVPDNKSLLNDYITPEELWACTSCNACVEECPVSISPLSIIMDMRRYLVMEQSAAPAALNSMMTNVENNGAPWPYNQQDRLNWKNEL
- a CDS encoding MlaD family protein, with protein sequence MKLTREIKTAILVISAILLFIWGYSFLKGRDLFNSYTTLYAEYESVEGLSLSAPVTINGLVIGKIEQITIDPNTGKLLVEMQIKTDFPISKKSLATIYEPGFIGGKQIAIEPDFSDKTTIEQGDKLVGNVRLGMTESLSKKLVPLQDKIEKLLVNADNMLTSVNTILDKNTQENIKKSLAELSKTMEQFHQASAGVNSLIADNKTQIKGMVANFNKFSGNFSKISDSINKADLGKTIKSLNTTLAKVNGIMAGLEAGNGSMGKMLKDDAFYTNLSKTSKELELLLQDVRLYPTRYINVSLFGKKNKPYTGPNDSIVKAKK
- a CDS encoding N-acetylmuramoyl-L-alanine amidase family protein gives rise to the protein MFVINKTKVVLSFILLFFAFTNYSQSGNFKVTLDAGHGAHDFGASYNGHVEKNINLAVALKVGKLLEQNPKIAVIYTRKTDVFIDLVERANIANRANANIFVSIHCNANRNTVADGTETYVMGMTKVASNLEAAKRENSVITLEKDYKRKYEGFDPNSPETMIGFTLMQEEYLDNSISLASKIEEEFAAIGKKIRGGGVKQAPYMVLHKAYMPRVLIEMGFISNYTEGNILDSEEGQNEIARAIANAILSYKKEYFGTGESEPEVKPAQRMHERNTETSKTNSVKSDSDSLGTKVSVSNKANSDVVFKVQLAVSSRKLELHPKNFKGLKNVNMEPLGKSYKYTYGETADYEDSKKLLEEAKSKGYTSAFLIAYKNGTKIDIQDAIK